In Drosophila innubila isolate TH190305 chromosome 2R unlocalized genomic scaffold, UK_Dinn_1.0 1_C_2R, whole genome shotgun sequence, the following are encoded in one genomic region:
- the LOC117785137 gene encoding facilitated trehalose transporter Tret1, whose product MGDAIEAENQQQPIIKNYNNKRSNKSPKILSDLNRPIKPTPLGEQSRAVRRQAFMVILANIGVLSSGMSLAIPTVILHQLESKDESVYLSHAQASWFAAINTLSCPLGGLLSGALLDRIGRKRTLYVLNVLGITAWILLATASVTNSESFYRQLLLSRFIIGIVMGLASAPAGVYAAEISLPKLRGILILGTSISVALGITVLYSIGFFIRNDFRLIALICAGYQITALLCVLPLQESHSWLLSKKRVEDAKKSLNFFRGLDKSPYITHPEVLEEFNSLEKSLNLREGERKPSFLSCLRLPEVYKPLIILMGLFAFQQLSGIFVVVVYAVQILRDADNSIDAFLCAVIIGTARVVTTCPMGIVLEKWGRRRAGIISTLGMGISMLLLAGCSWLKALQSIPYLSVVALVSFIVLSTLGLYTLPFFMISELFPQKVRGPASGLTVAVGMFFAFLCIKTYPEMKAAIGLGRSFVFFSTMSFLATLFIYWTLPETRRRTLLEIEEQFRSEKRREAPTELELQNVLAH is encoded by the exons ATGGGCGATGCAATCGAAGCGGAGAATCAGCAGCAGCCGATAATTaagaactacaacaataagagAAGCAATAAAAGCCCTAAGATCCTTTCTGACTTAAACCGGCCGATTAAACCGACGCCACTGGGTGAGCAATCACGTGCTGTTCGTCGACAGGCTTTCATGGTTATACTTGCCAATATCGGCGTACTATCAAGTGGCATGTCCCTGGCAATTCCCACAGTCATACTGCATCAGTTGGAAAGTAAAGATGAGTCAGTATATTTGAGTCACGCACAGGCTTCCTGGTTTGCAGCTATTAACACTTTGTCGTGTCCGTTGGGCGGCCTATTATCGGGTGCATTGCTGGATAGGATTGGTCGCAAACGTACGCTCTACGTACTGAATGTTTTAGGTATAACAGCCTGGATACTGCTTGCCACAGCGAGTGTAACAAATTCTGAGTCTTTTTATCGGCAGTTGCTCCTGTCCCGTTTTATAATTG GTATTGTCATGGGGCTAGCCAGTGCACCGGCGGGTGTTTATGCGGCTGAGATAAGTCTGCCCAAATTACGTGGTATCCTAATATTGGGCACATCTATATCTGTGGCATTGGGCATAACAGTACTTTATAGCATCGGTTTCTTCATACGGaatgattttcgactgattgcGCTCATTTGCGCTGGCTATCAGATAACTGCACTTCTTTGTGTGCTACCTCTTCAAGAGTCGCACAGTTGGTTGTTGTCCAAGAAACGTGTGGAGGATGCCAAAAAGTCACTTAACTTTTTCCGGGGTCTTGACAAGTCAC CATACATCACACATCCGGAAGTTTTGGAGGAGTTTAATTCTTTGGAGAAATCGCTAAATCTGCGTGAAGGTGAAAGAAAACCCTCATTCCTGAGCTGTCTGCGCTTGCCGGAGGTATATAAACCTCTGATCATATTGATGGGACTATTTGCTTTTCAGCAGCTGTCGGGAATTTTTGTAGTCGTTGTTTATGCCGTGCAAATTTTAAGAGATGCGGATAACTCaattgatgcatttttgtgtGCCGTAATTATTGGAACAGCAAGAGTGGTGACAACCTGTCCCATGGGTATTGTATTGGAGAAGTGGGGCCGCCGTCGTGCTGGGATCATTTCAACTCTGGGTATGGGCATCTCCATGCTGCTACTGGCTGGTTGCAGCTGGCTCAAGGCTCTTCAAAGCATACCATATCTATCAGTCGTTGCTCTTGTGAGCTTCATCGTGCTCAGCACGCTTGGATTGTACACGCTGCCATTTTTCATGATCTCGGAACTGTTCCCGCAAAAGGTGCGTGGTCCAGCTTCGGGGCTCACTGTGGCCGTGGGCATGTTTTTCGCCTTTCTGTGCATCAAAACGTATCCGGAGATGAAAGCGGCCATTGGCTTGGGCCGCTCTTTTGTCTTTTTTAGCACTATGTCTTTCCTGGCAACGTTATTCATCTATTGGACATTACCGGAGACTCGCCGGCGCACTTTGCTTGAAATCGAGGAGCAATTTCGCAGTGAAAAGCGCCGCGAAGCGCCGACCGAACTTGAACTGCAAAATGTCCTTGCGCACTAA
- the LOC117784567 gene encoding paired box pox-neuro protein, which yields MPHTGQAGVNQLGGVFVNGRPLPDCVRRRIVDLALCGVRPCDISRQLLVSHGCVSKILTRFYETGSIRPGSIGGSKTKQVATPTVVKKIIRLKEENSGMFAWEIREQLQQQRVCDPSSVPSISSINRILRNSGLWTDEMTSSQQNAAAAAHHMAGSSASSDYATPSQLYTSGNNAVVGTIRGTTTSGTPTTSTITGTSSRYTKPNPTSTVSPSSLGDGLSLKATPKLLPSQENSHCHVSSSLGGLDLSYSALHKHWLWNPSLLYYTQAHMQAAQAAATGGQFLPYGGTYLSHGAANMAAVAAAAAGSCSAGGGFTKSESSIDLTKPCTMGDPLSDCDSGKSSPTALSLISASVSITDTLGNSNNNIRKRNPYSIEELLKKPDKRLRLNSDSHASLEGFTAKRDNLESISSSSSCCESNSSSSNGSSEVGAALTKPPLEVVDIEEDCSVEVVN from the exons ATGCCACATACAG GTCAGGCGGGTGTCAATCAGCTGGGTGGAGTCTTTGTTAATGGGCGTCCATTACCGGACTGTGTGCGGCGTCGCATCGTTGATCTGGCGCTGTGCGGGGTTAGGCCCTGCGATATATCCCGACAACTGCTTGTCTCGCATG GCTGTGTTTCCAAAATTCTTACTCGCTTTTATGAGACAGGCTCCATAAGGCCGGGATCAATAGGTGGAAGCAAGACCAAG CaagttgccacgcccacagtggtaaaaaaaatcattcgtCTAAAGGAGGAGAACAGTGGTATGTTTGCCTGGGAAATACgtgagcaactgcagcaacaacgagtCTGCGATCCCAGCTCAGTGCCATCGATTAGCTCCATTAATCGAATATTGCGTAACAGCGGCCTCTGGACAGATGAAATGACCTCCAGTCAACagaatgcagcagcagcagctcatcaTATGGCTGGGAGCAGTGCTTCTAGTGATTATGCCACGCCTTCGCAGCTGTATACGAGCGGCAATAATGCAGTAGTCGGTACTATTCGAGGTACAACCACTTCTGGTACGCCAACCACTTCGACTATAACGGGCACATCTTCACGCTACACAAAACCGAATCCGACTTCGACTGTGTCACCTTCGTCGTTGGGCGATGGGTTGTCCCTAAAAGCGACACCCAAGCTGTTACCCAGTCAAGAAAATAGTCACTGTCATGTATCCAGCTCGCTAGGTGGATTAGATCTCAGCTACTCAGCACTGCACAAGCACTGGCTGTGGAATCCCTCTTTGCTTTATTACACCCAAGCACATATGCAGGCAGCCCAGGCAGCAGCCACGGGCGGACAGTTTTTGCCCTATGGTGGAACCTATTTGTCACATGGGGCAGCCAATATggcggctgttgctgctgctgctgcgggtAGCTGTTCAGCTGGAGGAGGCTTTACTAAGTCGGAAAGTTCAATTGACTTAACTAAGCCGTGCACAATGGGCGATCCTCTGAGCGATTGTGATTCGGGAAAATCTTCACCGACAGCATTGTCGTTGATTTCAGCTAGTGTCAGCATAACAGATACGCTGGGCAATAGTAATAACAACATTCGCAAAAGAAATCCGTACTCTATTGAAGAGCTGCTGAAAAAGCCCGACAAGCGTTTACGCCTCAACAGCGATTCACATGCTAGTTTGGAAGGATTTACAGCGAAGCGTGATAATCTGGAAAGTATAAGCTCAAGTTCTAGCTGTTGTGAAAGCAACAGTAGCTCAAGTAATGGCAGCTCTGAAGTCGGGGCTGCATTAACAAAGCCACCGTTGGAAGTTGTAGATATCGAGGAAGATTGCAGTGTTGAGGTAGTCAACTAA